The Prunus dulcis chromosome 3, ALMONDv2, whole genome shotgun sequence genome segment AAGCTCGTTTAGGTGCGATTTTGGAATAGGTCAAAAATCTGTTTTATGCTCGTGTGAAGGTTGTACTTTTACTCTTTAAGTTAATATATCAAAACATTATTTCACTAACAAGCTGGTTTGAATGTTGTATTTTCACTCTGAGTGTAAAATAATCAATAGTGTCattgtattttatattatttcacTAACAAAACTGGGTTCTGTATTATATCTATTTGTTGGTATTATGTAAATGCATAACAAACATCTCAAATGGGTAGACTTTATACGATTGATTGAACAAAATCTCAGCAAAATCTCAGCGATTGCTACATTATTAGACATTGGAATGAACCTGAGCAATGCCCCAGCTCTTCCACACCCAAAGGAAATTAACATTTATTTGGGTGTCGTTGAATTTGAAATGGTACCGTCCTCATTATCTGTGCCAAAGTAACGGTCTCCAAACTCCCCCATGCCGGGGATCACACGTAAATCTTCGTTCAAAGATTCGTCAATCTCTGATGTAACAAGTTTTAGCTTTGGAAATTTCTTGCAGAGGGCATGTATTCCATCCGGTGCCTGCATTTGAAAATCTAGGTTATACAAATCATGCGCATAAGTTGACATGAGCTGTCAATTTCAGAGGAACAGGGAAACATCAGAATGACTCACTGCTATAAGGTTAAGGAAGATGATGTTGGATTCTGGTACACCCTTACTGAGGAGCAGAGATATAGCGTTGATGGCAGAGTTTCCTAAGAATTTACAGATTTTAGACAACATTACATGCTTCCAATTAGACGACAGATGTTTTTTCTCAAACCTGAAGCCAGAACAGGATCAAGAAATAACACATGGCGGCTTGAGATGTCTTTTGGTAGCTTCTCATAGATCAACTGCAGCAACATTGCAAggatatgagagagagagagagagagagagagagagagagagagagagagagagagagagagagagagagtgtttcagaagaaaaacaagggtAGATATTGTTTCTTTTGGTGAAAATTGTTTCCTCCACGAACCTCTCGACCATTGTTACCCTCTCCATGGATGAggatttttccaatttttattcCCTTGACACATGCTCTGAGTGCATTCTCCATGCTTTCTCCACTGATATTAGGAAACTAGAATGATGAGACGATATATTTCAAGTATTTTAAGACATAAAGTTGCAGCACCAATCAGCAGAATCAAATACCTTCTAATGACTGAAACCCCGCACAACCGTTTGTAGAAAACAACTCCACTGTATACAGATCCTGCCAGCAATAACAGTATCATCAAACAACTTAATAAGAGTACAAATGCGACCGGAAAGAAGCTACATGTCTAGAAACCTTATAATAAAGAAACACAGATTAGTTATGGCCTATTGGTAATGTGGTGATGATTATGTAACGGCTTCATCTAATTGAATGTTAGAGAAGCAATCATTACCCGTTGGAGTAATAACCTGCTTTTCCTTGAAGGGGAGATGACCTAGTCCATGCTCCACAACCTGAAACATTGGTTCACAACATTATATGCTAGATCATACTTGTAAGTAGTCAGAAAAATTCTTTTTACATAGCAAACTAGCTGTACCAGGCGAATCAGTCGGTCTGCATAGAAGACAAAGTCATGCTTTGTTGTTTTGGCATCACGAATTAGGGTGTGCATTCCCCGTATCTGAACCAAACAAAAGATGGGGTTACAGATATCGACAGCATGAACATGATGACGCTGATGGGGTCACAAAGTTGTGAATTAATGTTACCTGAAATGTAGAAAATATAACGACAACGTTTGGATATATTTTACAGAGTTCATGCTGGCCAAGCTTTGTATGAATATGTTGTACTATCAGATCAATTGCAACATCATTATCTCCTCCTCGAGGGATTATGATATCTGCATATTTTTTGGATGGCAATATGAATTCTTCGAAGCTAGGCTTCACAAATCTGGCGTACTGCAAATTCCAGCTCTCTATCAGTTAGTGAGTGACACAACTAATGTCTAGAATAAACATCATGGATTTAGCTGTGGAGTAATCTGATCACcgcaaagaaaaagggaaaataaaagGGAGAACTGAACCAACTTGGTCAAGCACATTCTCGATATTTCTGCCTCTTTCAACAGTGTCACGTTGAATTCTCCGAGAAAGCCGTACATCAGAATCTGCACTGGTGGAACTGTTATAATGGTTATTGGATAAGAGGTCATACAAGGTAAAAACACATACAAAAAAGGCTAAGGTCTCTCAGTTCATTCAATCGTAGAGAAGTGCTTAACATTGACAATGAAGAAGTCAGCATGTATGAATGAGGTAACACTGAAGAATAAATAGATAAAGATAACCTGTGTCTACGAAGATTTTCATGTTCATGAGATCGCGGACACGAGGATCATGAAGAACTAATATTCCTTCTAAGATGATGATGTCTGAGGGGTTAACCTGCAATTGAAAAGAAGCATAACATTTTATTTGAAACTCTGATTCATCAATGCAATATATGCATGGATTATCCATTTTGCAAGATATATGTATGATTAGCCGAGCTGAAACAGAAGTtgcatcatatatatataactagcGATACAATTGATCCACAGAGTCTAAATAATATCTTGAAATTGGTCACAGTAAATGCAGTTAAGAATAGTTACCTTGCAAGCTGGTTCTATGCTTTGATGGGTcttaaaatcataatttggGATGGTCACTGCCTGTCCACGCTTTATTTGCTCCATACAAGAAAGCATATGCTCTGTATCGAAGGCCTCTGAGATTCAAACGCAATTGCAATATGAAGCATCACACACACAGGACGAAGAAAAAGACAGCATGAAAGGAATGGTTACCAGGATGGTCAAAATTGTACTCATGGACCCTTTTCAACTTCTCAGCATTCAAGGAGTGATAAAATGAATCCTATAAACATAATACATCATTACTTACACCCATCCCACTCCCGTTGATCACATAACAAAACACAATCAACAGGAAtctaatataataaattagtAGAAAACCGAAGAAACTTACTTGATTTACGAGAACAACGCGCTGATCACGCAGTTGGGAGATGATCATGTTGCAAACGGTAGTTTTGCCAGATGCAGTGCCACCAGCAACACCTAATGATCAATATGAAGAAACATGCAAATTGGAATTGCAAGAGATTGAGAGACAGATAAGGGAAGAATGAAGAGGGTGAATTACGTACCAATGAAAAAGGGTTGCTTAGGTTTGACTCGGGGGTTGGAGacaacattattattattatgagaTTGATACAGAGAAAGGTGGTTTTTGAAGCCATTGCTCAATGCATCCACAGAGGCAGAAGAATCCATGGAATGGGACCGAGTGAAAAGCACAGCAAGACAGAGTGAAGGGGCGTGGAAGAGAAAAGAAGTACAGAATTTATTATGGTATTGTTGGTCCCTTAGACAACGGAAGGAGGAGAGAGTGAAGGTGGTGGCAAGGTGGGTGTGATTTTTTGTGTTCGGTGTATAATTAAATcagagagagattgagagcCATCCCCTACCCCTAATCCTATGGGTTTGGATGGAAGCCTTCCCTTAGAATGgcaaattggaaaaaggagaTATCACGAAATTAGCGGGAACTAAACCCATCCCATGTGCGCAAGTTTCGTTTGTCATGTGGAGACATCCCTTCACGTTTCCTTCCTGTCTTgctattcttcttcttaacGTGTTTGGTTTTTAAGGATTCTCTGGTAATGTATGAATTTCAGATAATATGTtctgaaaattaaatattatctGAAAACGGTGCCAGATGAGCCCTTACTAGGTAagtttcattttatatttCGAAACAACTATTGCCAATAACTCTCCCTACCTTTAGCATCGTATTAAATTCGTAAACAATAAATCCAAGATCATAATGCTCCATTCCAACCACAACAGCATGCATAAGCGGCATTGTTAGGGGGGAAAAGGAAATACAAGAGTGTTTATTATTGAGTTTATGTAATCAATCCCCCAATTGGTAttggattgtaaaaattaGTTACAAAAATAAGATCCCACTATGAAAAAGTCTCCTAGTTGTGCAAGTTTTTCTTCAGTCGCTGTTGCTGTATGCAGACTTTCCTACGTACGTTCACACATTCTGCAACTGCATCTCTTATCTATATCTCAATATGCCTGTACTACTGGTAGCATCTCAATCTCCAGAAACAAGGCGCATCATGGCCTTAACCGGAACTGAAGGCATGCCCTTGGATCTCCCATATTTCTGTACATTCTCTTGGAATGGGCAGGCTAAACACCAATACTGAAGCTGGCATGTcttgaagaaggaaaaaaaaaatcgaacaAAAGAATGTCAAGTTTTCCATAAAGCAGCAAGCAAGTATTAAAATACTCGACATATTCTAATCCAGAAGTGGAATTTGAGCAaatcaacaagaaaataacataATATTGTGGAATTCTTTGCATGATCAACATGCACCCTACGTCGAAGAATTTAGGTCATATACCTGAAAAACAAAGCAGAATCACATCGCTGTAAGCCCCTCATCCCACAACTTCTTCCTTGCAATCAAAACTCTTTCTTCACTTGAGGAAAGAGCATCAACCCGTGGTTCTACTTCTGATAACCAGCCATCCCACTTCAAGGCAGTCAGAAACTTTCGGATATAGTTTATAACAGCAGGTTTGTCTCTTATGATGACAAACCCATCTGGTCTGAGTATCCTATCCATTTCAATCAATAGATCCTCTGCACCACAGCCCCGCTCATCGATCTCGGAAAATACTGCCCATGCATGTAGAAGATCATATGTTCGTGGGTATGTGGAAAATGCTTCACACCTATAAAATACAGTAAGTGAAAATATTCAAATCTCTGAACAGACCAACAATATCTATATAAAAGTTATAAACTTTAACTAATGAAACATAATTAGATAGCCAGCATAAAATGATTCATAAATCAAACATGCAGCAAAAAGGATATCAAACACATAATCGAAAGGATAAGAGGCGGGGTTGAGGACTGAATTCAGATCAAAATACGTACCAGTCATGAACAGTTCCAATTAAGCCCCGATCATATATGATCTTTAGTCTGGACGATACACGGACAGGAGCAACATTCATCACCCAAACGTCTTTTCCATTCAGGGCAGCAGCAAATCCACCAAAGTTTGAGTTCATATCCATGACATTTCTGATTGAATTTTTCTGTATGACAGACTTCATCTGCTTCCAGTACTCAATCACTCTAAAACGCCATATGCCCTGCATCGCATGGATTTTTAAGGCACTCATTAAATAGAACAATAAAATTTAGCAGGCAAACTTCACCGTGAAGAGTTAGCTTGTATTCAGGAAACTTACAGTGTCCTCTTGGAATTCTTCAGGACTGACACCAATTTCTTCCAGGCGGGGGGGTGCTGTGGTAAGCCTCTGTGGCCAAGGAGCTAGTCCGCTTCCTTTTTCCTTGTGCACCTCtgatttataattttagtaaTGATAATAATTAGACAGTGGAAAGCCAAAAACATTAATAATGGAAGTATCACCATGCTACTTACTTGCAGAGTATCGAGAAATGCATGCCTTCATGCTCACATTCCAACTTGAGTCTGGATCATCATCAGAATCGCACAGGGGGGGCTGGGTCTGAGGATCTCTCTTCAAGTAACAACTATTAGTCAGTGGCTTGGCCCATACAACACTCTGTTCTTTCTTTGCTGCAACTTTCCAGCACATTCTTTTTAGAAGATCAGACATAGCATTCCAGATCCTCCGATTTTCCGGATCCTGTGCATATGCTTCAGGAGAAGTGTACACAAAATACCCTCCAGGTCTTAGTAATCTGTCAAGCTCTAATAACAGAATTCCATCTCTTTGAAGCCAATCTATTCGACACCGTGAACAATGAGCCAGCTCAAATGATCTACTTGGATAAGTAAGTCTTTTTGTACCCAAGATACCAAGAGTAGAGGGAATCCCCCTCTCTAGTGCAAATTGTATTTGATTCTCATGCACATCATTAGGAGCAAGGGACATAGCTATGACGTGGTGAGAAAGAAGATATGCCCCAAAACTTGCAACTCCACAACCCACATCGAGAACATTCCGGATATTTCCGCCATTGTTGAACTTATCCGCAGGAAATTTAAGCATCTACACAAATAATAAGCATACCGAGAAAAAAAGTTATGCTATGTCCACTTGGGATAGTGCATAATTGAATATTCTCCAGTGCAGAGAATGAAACTAGGAACAGAAAAGGCATATATTAGGAAATCCAGACCAAATATCATTAAGTTAAACATGAGGAAACAAACCTTTATTGGTGCAAGCCGGATTCAGCCAAATAGGTAAATCAAAGtggaattttctgtttttctttcttccaacaaaataaaattctaaaaagaGAATTCCACTAAATCCAAGCTGCTAATTACTCTTCCCCTTATattattaaacaaatatagAAAAGAATCAAGAACTGAGTCAAGGTTATGTACCCTGGAAAGAGCAACAATGTACTTATCAGCTCCATCATGGAAATGCGTCCCTCCACCAGGAAAATTGATCTTGTCCCCATTCACAACCATCCAATTCTGATCTGATTTCTCTTGAGCAAGATGGGTGTGGGGGATGTTGGCCTTCCACACTTCATCTCTACTTTCCGGCCATCTTATAGGTATCTGAAACTCTAGAAATGATTTTGTCGGAATCAAAACTAAGTGAAGCCAAACAAAGGTAAACTTACACAAAAGCAATGACCATCTACCTTATAACCAAGTGGCGGTGGTATTAAGCAATTATAGCGTCGCTCCGGAGGCGGGCAATGCCGTTCATAATGCTCCATTAACGTCAAATTGGGCTTCAATTTCAGTTGGTAAATAAGGTTTCTATCAATACAAGGTATCAGCTCCGAGAACTGTAAATCACAGACCTGTGAGAACGTGAAAGGTCATCAATTCAAATGAACAGAAATACAAACAAGACAAGAAGATCAGTAAACGCATCTCTATTGATTATTAGTATGCACCCCAGCAAGGGTAAAATAACATACACTTGGCACAATTTATAACCCATGCTCTATGCCAAgtgaaaacacaaaattagaaataaCAACCTTCAAGTATTTGCTTACAGAGTCCAGATCAACTCATCGGTTATACAAAAAGAtgcaatttgtttttcttcacaCGAATACCGCAAAATTATTAACAagttattaaattttattaaaattgcTATAGAGAGGTATGCTTTTTCCAGAACCCAAAACAGTAACTGAAGTAAGATACTTGACAATTTACTTAGCAACAAAATTACACTAAGcagcaaaaataaacaaaaaatctaACAACCATGAATTAATGCGTTACGTACAGGCATGCTTTTGGGGACCTCGGAGTTGTGCTCCTGATCTTCATGTAAATCGTCAAAATCACGATGGAGAACGAACCCACCGAAAATCGGGTCGGAGCCATCGGACCCGGAAGCCTCTTCGTCGGATCGCCGTGAGCCAGGGCCGAAAGACCACCCGTAGTATAAACAAAGCAAACCCAGGCAGACAACGAGACCGATTAGAACGGACTTTAGCAAGTTGTGAGTATTAGGGAAACTGAGCTCACTCTTGTGCTTCATTCCGTACGTTCTTCGAGCTCGGCTCACTCTCAAGCTCGATGGATCCGACCCGAGTTTTGCTGAAACATGAACCTAAAGCCCTAGTGGTACTGGTATATCCATGGCTAGAGAGAGACAGGCAGTGCGAGAAGAAGTGCCGAATATGAAGCAGAGATTGTACTGCGCTCTCTCTTTTCGCGggagggagaaagagatggagaTGCTAAAGTGCGGTCGAGCCTACGTGAGTATCACGCTGACTCAATTTACATAAAGTACCCTTACGCTTGTGATTTGAAATGGAATCTTTGGGGTGGTTAATAAGGTCATTTAGTAGAAGAGCGTTTCAATgaattttggtttggtttgtgaTTGATTGTTTGTTTTGGCATATTGATGTTGGAGACGTGGACTCTTGCTCTCGGGTTGCTTCCTTTTCCACTTTTGGGAAGTTGTGTGAGGCACTGAGGCCCATAGGCTATAGCCCacccaaattttgatttattatttattgtgAGTGGGTCCAAGATTACATTTGGGCTGTCCTCCAGTCCAATGTTGGGGTTTGTTTGTAAGGCCTCTCGCCCACACCAATGTGCACGATATAGACCAAAATTTGCTCTACTGTTTTTACCAGGCCCTGTTTGCTTGTTTGttaggtctctctctctctctctctctctctctctctctctctctttgtgtctctctctctctctgtgttcccggaagaaaatcaagcaaacaGCATCTATCTCGATCGGCTCCGCACGTAAGTTTTTCATTCATCAATCTGTCGAAtgcttaattttctttacttttattcATGAGTTCGACTTGCATTGtttgtttgatattttaaGCTTGCTTAATTGATTCCGTGAATTCATCAGATCGACTGCATACTAATTTAGGTTTAAAATTCGTGGCTCCAGTCCACCCTTACTTAAGCTACCTTACCCAGGcaattaacaaattaaatatacTTCTTTTCCTATTATATTCCTTGTTGGAGAAGGATATTATATTCCTTGTTGGAGAAGGATAGGGATTGTCATCCTCATTGATTTAGGGATAGTTAactacaaatatatatatatatatatatatatatacagatacACATACATACAACGCCTTCAGGTTGGAGTTGAGCCTGACAACGACTCCTACGTACTGCAGGTAATTATTACAGGTTGCTTGCTGACAGTGATACACACACCCACCAACCAAGGCACAAAGCATGAGCATGTTAGCTACTGCTCAGTTATACGCACAGAGATGGAGCACGTCAGCTGGTGCTTCCGAAATACAGAGCATCAGCAGCTCAACTGGTGCTTCCGAGTACCGTATTTTATATACCGGTGTGAATCAAAGAGAAGATGTAAGAATCTCATTAGACTCAATTCCCAGGGACAGGTTCAAAATCTGTATAGATTATGAAGAGAGAACTCGAGTCTTCCAGGATTCCTGGTGAGCATGTTCCAGTAGAACTTCCTTATGCTACTACATACCACCTCCTTGCTGAGAGGAGTTTCTATGTCCCTATGCGTGATGTCAAGCAATTTTCATCAAGGCCTAAATGGACGCATGTCTTGGCTTATCATCTTTCCAAGATCGGTGTCCCACAAGGTGCGCAGCCAGCTCTTATTGTAAGAATACTTGATTACATTGAAGAGGCCGACAACGACAGCTTTGAGTTGCCTATTCTTGTGCATATTGTGGATGGCACTTATCACTATCTGAGGTTGGACCACGACAACGACATCCTTGATAGGGTTATGAGGCAATCCTCGGAAGCCTACAGGGCCATGCTTATTCCTGCAGCTCAATCATCCATTCAGGGCTTGGAGAATGTGAGGCTTGATGATCCTACTTTGGCCCCGTCGTCCGCATGTATTATTTGTATGGAGGGCCTCCTCCTTGATCATCATGATGATCATCACTCTGATAATATTAATGTCGTCCCTGCTTCacaagatgaagatgatgaccATGATCAAGATCAAGGTCAAGGGGTTGATCGTCATCGTCCACCAATGATGATCAAACGCTTGCCCTGCTTACACCAGTTTCATGAAGATTGCATCGTCCCGTGGCTGCAGATCAATCACTTGTGTCCCCTGTGCCGATACCCGCTGGAAGTGCGCGAGTCATCAAAACCCAAACGAAGGAGATTATCATGAAATAATGAAGGGAGACCTGTAGCCATGATGCTCAGCTGGAACAATATATGGTAAGAAGTTAATTAATTGTTGTATTAGCTACAGACCTGCttatttctatttctttatttcGAGGGGAGGGTTTTCATATCCTAGTGATTATGCTGCTCGTCAATGAGAAAACAATGTACTACTGCTACTGGTGTTTTTAAGTTGCATTAGTGGATTTGTCTTGTTTAACTATTTGCGCATTTAAGCCTGAGAAAAAGCAAACAATCTTaagaatttttaaataatatatggtTTTCCGAGCAAAATAATTTCATGTCTAAGGTGGTTTTCCTCCTAATTATAGTCTAAAAGCtcttcattcttttcttttctggttgTTTGGTTTTCCTGC includes the following:
- the LOC117621352 gene encoding uridine kinase-like protein 5 isoform X1, which encodes MDSSASVDALSNGFKNHLSLYQSHNNNNVVSNPRVKPKQPFFIGVAGGTASGKTTVCNMIISQLRDQRVVLVNQDSFYHSLNAEKLKRVHEYNFDHPEAFDTEHMLSCMEQIKRGQAVTIPNYDFKTHQSIEPACKVNPSDIIILEGILVLHDPRVRDLMNMKIFVDTDSDVRLSRRIQRDTVERGRNIENVLDQYARFVKPSFEEFILPSKKYADIIIPRGGDNDVAIDLIVQHIHTKLGQHELCKIYPNVVVIFSTFQIRGMHTLIRDAKTTKHDFVFYADRLIRLVVEHGLGHLPFKEKQVITPTGSVYSGVVFYKRLCGVSVIRSGESMENALRACVKGIKIGKILIHGEGNNGRELIYEKLPKDISSRHVLFLDPVLASGNSAINAISLLLSKGVPESNIIFLNLIAAPDGIHALCKKFPKLKLVTSEIDESLNEDLRVIPGMGEFGDRYFGTDNEDGTISNSTTPK
- the LOC117621352 gene encoding uridine kinase-like protein 5 isoform X2, yielding MDSSASVDALSNGFKNHLSLYQSHNNNNVVSNPRVKPKQPFFIGVAGGTASGKTTVCNMIISQLRDQRVVLVNQDSFYHSLNAEKLKRVHEYNFDHPEHMLSCMEQIKRGQAVTIPNYDFKTHQSIEPACKVNPSDIIILEGILVLHDPRVRDLMNMKIFVDTDSDVRLSRRIQRDTVERGRNIENVLDQYARFVKPSFEEFILPSKKYADIIIPRGGDNDVAIDLIVQHIHTKLGQHELCKIYPNVVVIFSTFQIRGMHTLIRDAKTTKHDFVFYADRLIRLVVEHGLGHLPFKEKQVITPTGSVYSGVVFYKRLCGVSVIRSGESMENALRACVKGIKIGKILIHGEGNNGRELIYEKLPKDISSRHVLFLDPVLASGNSAINAISLLLSKGVPESNIIFLNLIAAPDGIHALCKKFPKLKLVTSEIDESLNEDLRVIPGMGEFGDRYFGTDNEDGTISNSTTPK
- the LOC117621352 gene encoding uridine kinase-like protein 5 isoform X3; amino-acid sequence: MDSSASVDALSNGFKNHLSLYQSHNNNNVVSNPRVKPKQPFFIGVAGGTASGKTTVCNMIISQLRDQRVVLVNQDSFYHSLNAEKLKRVHEYNFDHPEAFDTEHMLSCMEQIKRGQAVTIPNYDFKTHQSIEPACKVNPSDIIILEGILVLHDPRVRDLMNMKIFVDTDSDVRLSRRIQRDTVERGRNIENVLDQYARFVKPSFEEFILPSKKYADIIIPRGGDNDVAIDLIVQHIHTKLGQHELCKIYPNVVVIFSTFQIRGMHTLIRDAKTTKHDFVFYADRLIRLVVEHGLGHLPFKEKQVITPTGSVYSGVVFYKRLCGVSVIRSGESMENALRACVKGIKIGKILIHGEGNNGREVRGGNNFHQKKQYLPLFFF
- the LOC117622396 gene encoding probable methyltransferase PMT9, coding for MKHKSELSFPNTHNLLKSVLIGLVVCLGLLCLYYGWSFGPGSRRSDEEASGSDGSDPIFGGFVLHRDFDDLHEDQEHNSEVPKSMPVCDLQFSELIPCIDRNLIYQLKLKPNLTLMEHYERHCPPPERRYNCLIPPPLGYKIPIRWPESRDEVWKANIPHTHLAQEKSDQNWMVVNGDKINFPGGGTHFHDGADKYIVALSRMLKFPADKFNNGGNIRNVLDVGCGVASFGAYLLSHHVIAMSLAPNDVHENQIQFALERGIPSTLGILGTKRLTYPSRSFELAHCSRCRIDWLQRDGILLLELDRLLRPGGYFVYTSPEAYAQDPENRRIWNAMSDLLKRMCWKVAAKKEQSVVWAKPLTNSCYLKRDPQTQPPLCDSDDDPDSSWNVSMKACISRYSAKVHKEKGSGLAPWPQRLTTAPPRLEEIGVSPEEFQEDTGIWRFRVIEYWKQMKSVIQKNSIRNVMDMNSNFGGFAAALNGKDVWVMNVAPVRVSSRLKIIYDRGLIGTVHDWCEAFSTYPRTYDLLHAWAVFSEIDERGCGAEDLLIEMDRILRPDGFVIIRDKPAVINYIRKFLTALKWDGWLSEVEPRVDALSSSEERVLIARKKLWDEGLTAM
- the LOC117621149 gene encoding uncharacterized protein LOC117621149, producing MKRELESSRIPGEHVPVELPYATTYHLLAERSFYVPMRDVKQFSSRPKWTHVLAYHLSKIGVPQGAQPALIVRILDYIEEADNDSFELPILVHIVDGTYHYLRLDHDNDILDRVMRQSSEAYRAMLIPAAQSSIQGLENVRLDDPTLAPSSACIICMEGLLLDHHDDHHSDNINVVPASQDEDDDHDQDQGQGVDRHRPPMMIKRLPCLHQFHEDCIVPWLQINHLCPLCRYPLEVRESSKPKRRRLS